The proteins below come from a single Phocoena sinus isolate mPhoSin1 chromosome 2, mPhoSin1.pri, whole genome shotgun sequence genomic window:
- the LOC116749011 gene encoding aurora kinase B-like encodes MALRPADGSVWPQRVLRKEPVTPSALVLMSRSNAQPTGAPVQKLVENSNGTPRFSMRSFPIDDFETGRPLGKGKFGNVYWAWEKKSHFIVALQVLFKSQVEKEGVEHQLHRETEIQAHPQHPNILRLYSYFYDWQGSP; translated from the coding sequence ATGGCCCTACGGCCAGCAGATGGCTCAGTCTGGCCTCAGAGAGTCCTCCGGAAGGAGCCTGTAACCCCATCTGCACTTGTCCTCATGAGTCGCTCCAACGCCCAGCCCACAGGTGCCCCTGTCCAGAAGCTGGTGGAGAACAGCAATGGGACCCCACGCTTCTCAATGCGTTCCTTCCCAATTGACGACTTTGAGACTGGGCGTCCTCTGGGCAAAGGCAAGTTTGGAAATGTGTACTGGGCTTGGGAGAAGAAAAGCCATTTCATCGTGGCGCTCCAAGTCCTCTTCAAGTCTCAGGTAGAGAAGGAGGGTGTGGAGCACCAGCTGCACAGGGAGACTGAAATCCAGGCCCATCCGCAGCATCCCAACATCTTGCGTCTCTACAGCTACTTCTATGACTGGCAAGGATCTCCTTGA
- the LOC116749010 gene encoding aurora kinase B-like, with protein MAHEPSRSAACGILPDWGTNPRLLHWQDSQPRRHQGSPQSCTFDEQCTATTMEELADALIYCHGKKVIHRDIKPENLLLGLHGEPKVADFGWSVHAPSLRRKTMCGTLDYMPPEMIEGRMHNVKVDLWCIRVFCYELLVGNPPFESASHNEMHRCIVKVDLRFPPSMPAGAQELIYKLLKHKRSERLPLAQVSVHPWVRAHSRRVPFPSALQSVP; from the coding sequence atggctcacgagcccagccgctccgcggcatgtgggatcctcccagactggggcacaaacccgcgtctcctgcattggcaggactcccaaccacggcgccaccagggaagcccccagagctgCACTTTTGACGAGCAGTGTACAGCCACGACCATGGAGGAGCTGGCAGATGCTCTGATATACTGCCACGGGAAGAAGGTGATTCACAGAGACATAAAGCCAGAGAATCTGCTCTTGGGGCTCCACGGAGAGCCGAAGGTTGCCGACTTCGGCTGGTCTGTGCACGCCCCCTCCCTGAGGAGGAAGACAATGTGTGGCACTCTGGACTACATGCCCCCAGAGATGATTGAGGGGCGCATGCACAACGTAAAGGTGGATCTGTGGTGCATCAGAGTGTTCTGCTATGAGCTGCTGGTGGGAAACCCCCCCTTCGAGAGTGCTTCCCACAACGAGATGCATCGGTGCATCGTCAAGGTGGACCTGAGGTTCCCCCCTTCCATGCCTGCAGGAGCCCAGGAGCTCATCTACAAGCTGCTCAAGCATAAACGCTCAGAACGCTTACCGCTGGCCCAGGTCTCAGTCCACCCTTGGGTCCGGGCCCACTCTCGGAGGGTGCCGTTTCCCTCTGCCCTTCAGTCTGTCCCCTGA